Genomic DNA from Leucobacter triazinivorans:
GGCTGGATCCACCGCACCGAGCTCGCCCGCCGCGGCGTGCGCATGGTGCCGGGCGCCGAGTACCGGCGCATCGACGACGACGGGCTGCACCTGAGCCTCGCAGGCGAGGAGCACACCCTCGAGGTCGACACGATCGTGGTCTGCACGGGGCAGGATCCCGCGCGCGAACTGCACGAGGAGCTCGCGGAGCTCGGGATCGCGGCGCACCTCATCGGCGGGGCCGACGTCGCGGCCGAGCTCGACGCGAAGCGCGCCATCGACCAGGGCACGAGGCTCGCGGCGGCGCTGTGACAGGCTGGAACTCCCGCCGCATCGCCCCTGCCGCCGCCGCCCCACCGCGCGGTACGGTGGGGGCATGAGCGACACCGCCCCCGGCACCGGAGCCGCCGAACGGCTCTCGCGCATGATCCAGCTGCCCACCGTCTCTGCGGAGATCGCGGAGCGCGGGCACGACCCCTTCGAGCGTTTCATCGAGCTGCTCGAAGAGCTCTACCCCCTGGTGCACGAGCGGCTGGAGCGCGAGCGGATCACCGATCTCGGGCTGCTCTTCCACTGGCGGGGCGAGGATCCGGATCTGGAGCCGGCCGTGCTCATGGCCCACTTCGACGTGGTGCCCGTCGATGAGAGCGACGACTGGACCCACCCGCCGTTCGCGGGCGTCATCGAGGGCGGCTTCGTCTACGGCCGCGGCGCCCTCGACGACAAGGGGCCCCTGCTCGTGATCCTCGAGGCGGTGGAGGGGCTGCTCGCCGAGGGGTACACCCCCGCCCGGGACGTCTCCCTCTCCTTCGGCGGCAACGAGGAGACCTTCGGCGACGCCGCACAGGCGATCGCGGAGCGCTTCCGGGAGCGCGGGATCACCCCGTGGCTCGTGCTCGACGAGGGCGGCGCCGTGGTCGACGCACCGCTCCCCCTCGTGCGCGGACGGGCCGCGATGGTGGGCGTGGGCGAGAAAGGGATCGCCACCCTGCGGCTCAGCGTTCGCGGCGACGGCGGGCACGCCTCCGCCCCGCCCTCGCTCACCGCGGTCGGGAGGATCTCTCGCGCGGTCGGGCGGCTCTCGCCGGGCATGTTCCCCGCGCGCACGCCAGACGGCGTCACCCGCATGCTGGAGCTCTTCGCGCAGCGCGGGCGGGGGCCGGGGCGCGCGCTCTACCGCCTGCTCGCGGCGGCTCCCCGGCTCGCGGCGCGCGTCTTCAGTCTGCTCGGCGGCGAACCGGCGGCACTGGTGCGCACTACCGTGGCGCCGACCATGCTCTCCGGCGGAACCGCCGCGAACGTGCTCCCCTCTCAGGCCGAGGCGATCGTCAACCTGAGGATCGCGCTCGGCGAGACCGTCGCGAGCGCGACGCGCCGGGTGCGGCGCCGCATCGCCGACCGGCGGGTGACCGTCGAGGTGGTCGACGGCGACGATCCCACGCCGGAGTCCGCGACCGACAACGCGCAGTTCGCCCTCATCGCCGAGGCGGTCGGGCGGTCCCACCCGGATGCCCAGACGGTACCGTACGTGATGCTGGCGGCGACGGACGCCCGCCACTTCCACGCGTTCGCGCCGGCCTGCTACCGCTTCGCTCCGCTCGCGATGTCGGCGGAGCTTCGCGCCACCATCCACGGCGTGGACGAGCGCGTGGCGGTCTCGGAACTGGCGCGGGGAGCGCGCTTCCACCGGGCGCTCCTGCAGGGGCTCTGAACCCCGCTGCGGGCGCAACCACCTCGTGGCTCGAGCGCCGCAGCGCGCTCGTCGCACCGCAGCATGCTCGTCGCACCGCCGCGCGCTCGTCATCCTGCGCGAAGTCGCAGGATCCCACGCAGAACACACCGCGACTCGCTCCGTTCGCGCGGCACGACGAGCCAGGGCCGGTAGGCTCTGCTCCAGGAGCGCTCCGCACCGACGCGGGCGCGAGGAGAAACGGGGCGCGAATGGCACGCCGATCGCTCGGAGCCCTCACCGGCGTGGTCGCATTCCTCGCCTTCGTCGAGTTCACCAGCGGGTTCATCCAGGGCTACTACACGCCGATGCTCTCGGATATCGCACGCCATCTCGGGGTCACGGACGCCGACGTGAACTGGCTCGAGGGGTCCCAGCTCATGCTCTCGGCGCTCGTCGTCCCCGCGCTCGCCAAGCTCGGCGATATGGTCGGCCACCGGCGGATCCTGCTCTGGTCGACCGCGATCACGGCCGTCGCCACGCTCGCACTGCCCTTCGCGCACACCTTCCCCCTGTTCCTCGCGGCATGGACGCTGCAGGGCGTCTACGTCGTGTGGCTGCCGCTGGAGATCGCGCTCATCTGGTCGCGCACCGCCGACCAGGAGAACCGGGCCGCGGTGACGGCGAAGGCGGCGGGGCTGCTCGTCGCAGCGCTCGAGACCGGCGCGATCAGCGGGGCCCTGCTCGGCGGACTGCTCATCGACGCGCTCCCGATCCTCCCTGTGCTGCTCGTGCCGGGGCTGCTCGTCGCAGCCTGCTACGCGGTGATCGCGATCGGCGTGACCGAGTCGCCCGTGCAGCTGGGCGGCCGACTCGACTTCGTCGGGCTCGTGCTCGTCTCCTTCGCCATCATCGCCTTCACCGGCGGTCTCAGCCTGCTGCGCCTGGGCGGCACCGCGGATCCGCTGGCCTGGGGAGTCGTGCTGCTCGGCCTGCTGCTGCTCGTGCCGTTCGTGCTCTGGGAACTGCGCCACGCGGATCCGCTCATCGATGTGCGGCTCTTCCGCTCCCCAGCGCTCGCGCCGGTGTTCCTCACCGCTACGCTCTTCGGCATGAGCGTGCTCGGCGCTCAGGCCCCGCTCTCCACGTTCATGCGCACCGATCCCGAGGTCTACGGCTATGGGCTCGGGACCCGCGGCTTCGTCACCTCGCTCGCCATCGGCGTGTACCTCATCGCCATGGTGATCGGCGCGCTCGCGCTCCCGCGCTGCGCCCGCCTGCTGACACCGCGGCTCACGCTCGCGGGTGCGGCGATCCTCATCGGCGTCGGATACCTGATGTTCCTCCCGTTGCACCACAGCTATCTGCAGGTGGTCGGCAACATGGTCGTCGTGGGTCTCGGCTCCGGAGCGCTCGTGGCCGCACTGCCGGCCGCGGCCGCGGCCGCGGCGCCGGCCGACCGCACGGGGGTGGCGACCGGGCTCACGAACTCGACGAAGACGCTCGGCGGGGCGGTCGCGTCGGCGATCTTCGGGATCGCGCTGATGCAGGGCACGACCGGCGCAGCCGACGGCGGCACGGCGGGATCCTTCGAGGGCTACGTCACGGTCTGGCTGGTGTGCGGCGGATCGGCGCTCGTCGCCGCGGCGACCCTGCTCTTCATCGTGCCCAAGCACGCGTTCCAGGACCGCGCCGCGGTCTCGATCCCGCACTGACGGCCGGCGTCGCCGCGCAGGGCGCGGGCGGGCCGGGGCGCGCGGGCGCGATCAGGCCAACAGTTCGCGGGCGATCCCGATCGCCTCGCCGAGGAGCTCGTCGAGGCGATGCCGGCCAGCTCCGAGATCGGCCCAGCGCCACACCGTTGCGACGAGCGCGGCGGCATAGCCTGCGGCGAGGATCTCGGCCCGGATCCGTTGCGATCCCCCGCGCACCAGACGCTCTGCGATCGCGTCGGCGATACGGGCCTGACGCGCCGCTCGTCCGGCGGCGAGCTCCTCCTCGACGCCCATCGTGCGGGCGTCGACGATCGCGAGGGCGAGAGTGTCGGGACTGTCTCCCGCGGCGAAACTCGCGAGGGCGTCACCCAGTTCGACGGCCGCGTCGGCGAGGGCCTCGAGCAGCGCGTCGACGCGGCGGTCGAGCACGTACCAGAGGATCTCCGACTTGCCCGAGAAGTAGTTGAAGAAGCTCGACCGGCTCACGCCGGCGCGGCGCGTGATCTCGGTCACCGAGGTGGACTCGTAGCCCTGCTCGAGGAACAGCTCGCACGCCGCGTCGGCGAGCACCTCGCGCGAGGACGCGTGCGGCCGGCCGCGGGCGGGAGACGACATACCCCCACCCTACCGCCGCACGCAGATGCTGCCCGCGCTCGCGCCCATCACCCGCGATACAGTAGACTCTCGTTGTTTGACTCGATCTAATAAATGGCAGGAGCCCCGCGCACCCATGATCCGGCAGTCGTCCCTCGACAGATCCACCCGCGGCCTGGGCCTCGTCGCCCTCTCGGCAGCCGCCGCACTCGCGCTCAGCTCGTGCGCCGGGCCCGGCCCCAACGGCGGCGACGCGGGATCGGCCGCGGCGCAGGAGGGCGGCACGCTCGTCTACGCGACCGGCGACGCCGAGCCCACCTGCCTCGATCCGCACGTCGGCGGCAACTACCCTCAGGCGCTCATCTCGACGCAGTACCTCGAGCCGCTGGTCGGCCGCGACGCGAGCGGTGCGATCACCCCCTGGCTCGCGAGCGGGTGGGAGACCAGCGAAGACGGACTCACCTGGGACTTCACCCTCGAGGAGGGCGTGACCTTCACCGACGGCACCCCGCTCGATGCCGAAGCCGTCAAGGCCAACATCGAGCACCTGCAGGATCCCGAGACGCAGTCGTCCACCGGGTACCTCGCGGTGCAGAAGATCGCCGAGATCGAGACCGTCGACGAGACGCACGTTCGCTTCCGGCTCTCGGAGCCCGACTCGGCACTGCTCGAGTCGCTGAGCCAGCAGTGGACCGCGATCCAGTCGCCCGCCGGCATCGCGCGCGGCATGGAGGAGAACTGCCAGGCACCCATCGGCACCGGCCCCTTCGTCGTCGAAAGCTGGACGCCGCAGCAGCAGATCGACCTCGCGCGCAACGACGACTACCGCACCCCCGGCCCCGAGGCCGATCACGACGGCCCCGCGCACCTCGAGCGCATCGAGTGGCGCTTCATCCCCGATGCCGCCACCCGCAACGCCGCGCTCGCCTCGGGCGAGGTGCACGTGATCGACAACCCGCTGCCCAGCGACATCGTCGCCGCAGAGGGTACGGACATCGAGCACGTCGACGCGCCCCGCCCCGGCGCCTCCAACCGCATCGAGCTGAACTCGGGCCAGGCCCCCTTCGACGACGCCCGCGTGCGCGAGGCCTTCATCCGCACCGCCGATCCCGGCCCCGGCATCGACGCGCTCTTCCAAGGGACCGCGCTGCGCTCGTACTCGGTACTGTCGAGCGTCGAGCCCACCGCGGTGAGCGACCAGTCGCTGTTCGCGACGGATCCCGACGCCGCGAACGAGCTGCTCGACGAGGCCGGCTGGACCGAGCAGAACGCCGACGGCGTGCGGATCAAGGACGGCGAGGCCCTCACCGTGCGCTTCCCCGTCAGCACCAATCAGTCCACGGCGGCGGAGCAGTCGCTCTTCGAGCAGATCCAGGCCAACGCGGCGGCGGTCGGCTTCGACGTGGTCCTGACGCCCGTCGATCTGAGCAGCTGGTACGGCGCCCTCGCCGCGCACGAGTACGAGGCCGTGAGCGCCCCCTACACGAAGGTCGGCCCGGCCGTGCTGCGCACGGTCTACCACTCCGACAGCATCGTCCCGGCGCCCTCCGGCTACTTCGCCAACAACGCGCAGCTGTCCGATCCCGAGCTCGACGCGATCCTCGACGAGGCCGCCGCCACGCTCGACGAGCAGCAGCGCACCGAGCTCTACGCCGACGCGCAGCAGCGCATCCTCGAGAGCTTCACGGTGCTGCCGCTCTACGACCAGCAGAACCACTTCCTGGTGCGGGGCGCGACCGGCGTCACCACGCTCGGCACGGTGGCCACGCCGACCTTCGTCAACGCGCAGCTGACGCAGTAGACTCCCTCCGATGGGCGGGCGGAGCAGAGGCGCGAGGATCGCGCGCGCCGTCGCGGGGAGGATCGGCGCGGCGCTGCTCGTGGTGTGGATCACCGCCACGGTGGTGTTCTTCGCACTGCGCATCTCGGGCGACCCGCTCGAGGCGATCATGGGCGGTCCAGGATCGCAGGCCGGCCCCGAGGCCGTCGCCCGGGCGGAGGCGGCCTACGGGCTGGATCAGCCGCTCGCGGTGCAGTATCTGGCGCAGCTCTGGCGCACGGCGACGCTGCAGTTCGGCGACTCCTACGCCCGCAAGCAGCCCGTGGCCGAACTGCTGGCGGCGAATCTGCCTCCGACCCTGCTCATCGCGACCCTCGCACTGCTGCTCGCCTGGGCGCTCGCGGTGGTCGGCGCTCTCATCGCCGCGGTGAGCCGCGGCCGGCCCGGGCGCGTCGTTCGCGCGACGCTCTCCGGGATCGAGACCGTCGCCTCGGTCACCCCGCAGTTCTTCGTCGGCGCGGTGCTCATCCTGGTGTTCGCCGGCGGGCTCGG
This window encodes:
- a CDS encoding TetR/AcrR family transcriptional regulator; this translates as MSSPARGRPHASSREVLADAACELFLEQGYESTSVTEITRRAGVSRSSFFNYFSGKSEILWYVLDRRVDALLEALADAAVELGDALASFAAGDSPDTLALAIVDARTMGVEEELAAGRAARQARIADAIAERLVRGGSQRIRAEILAAGYAAALVATVWRWADLGAGRHRLDELLGEAIGIARELLA
- a CDS encoding MFS transporter, which translates into the protein MARRSLGALTGVVAFLAFVEFTSGFIQGYYTPMLSDIARHLGVTDADVNWLEGSQLMLSALVVPALAKLGDMVGHRRILLWSTAITAVATLALPFAHTFPLFLAAWTLQGVYVVWLPLEIALIWSRTADQENRAAVTAKAAGLLVAALETGAISGALLGGLLIDALPILPVLLVPGLLVAACYAVIAIGVTESPVQLGGRLDFVGLVLVSFAIIAFTGGLSLLRLGGTADPLAWGVVLLGLLLLVPFVLWELRHADPLIDVRLFRSPALAPVFLTATLFGMSVLGAQAPLSTFMRTDPEVYGYGLGTRGFVTSLAIGVYLIAMVIGALALPRCARLLTPRLTLAGAAILIGVGYLMFLPLHHSYLQVVGNMVVVGLGSGALVAALPAAAAAAAPADRTGVATGLTNSTKTLGGAVASAIFGIALMQGTTGAADGGTAGSFEGYVTVWLVCGGSALVAAATLLFIVPKHAFQDRAAVSIPH
- a CDS encoding ABC transporter substrate-binding protein, with translation MIRQSSLDRSTRGLGLVALSAAAALALSSCAGPGPNGGDAGSAAAQEGGTLVYATGDAEPTCLDPHVGGNYPQALISTQYLEPLVGRDASGAITPWLASGWETSEDGLTWDFTLEEGVTFTDGTPLDAEAVKANIEHLQDPETQSSTGYLAVQKIAEIETVDETHVRFRLSEPDSALLESLSQQWTAIQSPAGIARGMEENCQAPIGTGPFVVESWTPQQQIDLARNDDYRTPGPEADHDGPAHLERIEWRFIPDAATRNAALASGEVHVIDNPLPSDIVAAEGTDIEHVDAPRPGASNRIELNSGQAPFDDARVREAFIRTADPGPGIDALFQGTALRSYSVLSSVEPTAVSDQSLFATDPDAANELLDEAGWTEQNADGVRIKDGEALTVRFPVSTNQSTAAEQSLFEQIQANAAAVGFDVVLTPVDLSSWYGALAAHEYEAVSAPYTKVGPAVLRTVYHSDSIVPAPSGYFANNAQLSDPELDAILDEAAATLDEQQRTELYADAQQRILESFTVLPLYDQQNHFLVRGATGVTTLGTVATPTFVNAQLTQ
- a CDS encoding M20/M25/M40 family metallo-hydrolase, with translation MSDTAPGTGAAERLSRMIQLPTVSAEIAERGHDPFERFIELLEELYPLVHERLERERITDLGLLFHWRGEDPDLEPAVLMAHFDVVPVDESDDWTHPPFAGVIEGGFVYGRGALDDKGPLLVILEAVEGLLAEGYTPARDVSLSFGGNEETFGDAAQAIAERFRERGITPWLVLDEGGAVVDAPLPLVRGRAAMVGVGEKGIATLRLSVRGDGGHASAPPSLTAVGRISRAVGRLSPGMFPARTPDGVTRMLELFAQRGRGPGRALYRLLAAAPRLAARVFSLLGGEPAALVRTTVAPTMLSGGTAANVLPSQAEAIVNLRIALGETVASATRRVRRRIADRRVTVEVVDGDDPTPESATDNAQFALIAEAVGRSHPDAQTVPYVMLAATDARHFHAFAPACYRFAPLAMSAELRATIHGVDERVAVSELARGARFHRALLQGL
- a CDS encoding ABC transporter permease; translated protein: MGGRSRGARIARAVAGRIGAALLVVWITATVVFFALRISGDPLEAIMGGPGSQAGPEAVARAEAAYGLDQPLAVQYLAQLWRTATLQFGDSYARKQPVAELLAANLPPTLLIATLALLLAWALAVVGALIAAVSRGRPGRVVRATLSGIETVASVTPQFFVGAVLILVFAGGLGILPATSSGAEPAGLVLPVITLAVPIAGYLAHVLQGALAEADDAPFATTARSRGASETRVLLRHTLRHAALPGIALSGWAYGSLLSGAVVVEALFARQGLGRLLLEAATVRDVPVVIGAVVVIALLYVLIMLLSDLLETVIDPRLRRGSAQHAPSRDPVSERSARSASTEVAGS